The genomic region TTACTCGCCGACATGTTCACCATGCTGTCGTTTTTCTGTTGGCATGTTTTTTTTGATCATGgatttgtcattattattatttattttattgttttgcatTTCATGACTACATTGTTTTAGAAATACGAAGACAATTTCTTATTTGAAGCGACATTTAATATCAAACAACTAGTCTTCATTTATTGTTACACTCTCAATCTAAGACAGTCTAATGTGTAGCAATCATGACCTTAATATTAATATTCCATTCAGAAtaatggttttatttatttatttcttgatCATCCTTTTATTAAGACCATGTGCACTTCTCTTTCTCAGGTTTCATGTTCAAATAGCTCGACTGTAACTCCAAGCTCAGGAAGCGACAGTTTGTTATCCCCAGTGGGATCCATCAGCAGGCCCAAATCCTTAACTAATAGTAGTTTATGTTCAGAGTCCACCACATCCAGTGTCTCATCTCTGACGTCTAACTATCCTAAAGCTCCGGGCTATGAACGTGAGGATCAGGTATACAGACCGCTCTCTTTAGCCTTAGGAAAACTATAACACATAGACACACTCAGGGCTTCACATTTGATGTATCACTGTCATTCATTtttgaattaatgtttttttatttctcattcaTGTCATTTGAATTTTTATAAATTTAATAAATTTTGCCATGAATTGCTTCCTTTTAGGTTTTAGATCATTTCATGTGTTGGGTGGCAGCAGTGTTTTATCACTTGATGAGAGTATTGAGTAGTTTATATCTGGGTGACTTGACAACAAACAATATTCATAATCAGTGCTGCATTTTGTATCAGTTTTGAGAAGCTTAATGTGGCAATCAGACAgcctaaaaaatattttcactctGCAAACACAGTCAGGAGTATTTGTAACTCCACACTAAGAATTCTCCTTAGGTTGATTTCTCTGCTGTCTGATGTAGTAATTGCAGAAGAGTGCCACCCACTCATATTTAAATGAGTCTGTTTCTATCATTGTGGATGCTCTGCAATCAAAGACAGTATGTTTGAATCATTGTCAGAGCTAAAAGTGGCAGACAGAGTCAAGTTACACAATCAGTTTTAACACCTCTGAGTCTGATCAGATGTAATTCAGTAAGCAGTTAccacataaaacattacaataacGGTCTACTGCATATCAGatgtatttaaagggacagttcatcctaaaataaaaaatatatatttttcctcttacctgtattGCTATTGTCAATTTAAGTTGTTtcagtgtgagttgctgagtgttggagatatcggccatagagatgtctgccttctcttgaatataacggaactagatggcactcgggttgtggtgctcaaagtgccaaataCATTtgtcaacagcaatgtctctttccagaaaatTACATATGAAAAACTGTTAAGTTTTTCGTATGtaattttttggcgctttgagcaccacaagctgaatgccatctagttccattatattggagagaagacagacatctctacggccaatatctccaacactcagcaactcacaccaaaacaatcttgatttataaatagcacaacaggtaagagaaaaaatatgtatatttgattttggggtgaattgtccctttaatgCTGCTCTAGCTCATGTCACCAAGTCACAGTGGGCTCCATTTGGAAAAGTAAATTATGGATAAGTCTGTGTTTAAACTGGCTCTTTAATTTTTGTCAGCTTTTAGCTATTTGCAGTGAAAGAATGCTCCAATTTTTATCAGCTGTCTGGATGTAAAATGTAGAGTTTTGTAACTAAATTGTGCTGTTTCTGTGTTAATTGATCACTTGTAGATTAAGAACAAGGGGCAGGGGGATCAGAAATTGATGGACCAAGACAAACAGGTTTGTGTTCAAACAGGTTACTGATGATGTTGCATAAtatataatgtatttatttaattaacaaCATTGTCATCTGTGCTTTCCTTTCAGACACAAAATACTGTATTCTCTGTGGTGAACCCTTTGGCATCAAGCTTTACCTCCAGTATAACATCCAGCTTGGCCTCAAGTATTGGCTCAGATAGTTCGTCACCCACCACCTTATCAACAATGAATGCAAAAGCCACTCCTTTCTACCCAGGGAGCAACACAGTGGAGTCTGTCATAGGTATGTGTGTAGAAGCAACTGTAAACTGACTGACTTGACTCctcctgctttgtattttgttgtcAAATGTTAGATGTATTTTGTTTCCCCTCAGGATCTGCGCTGGACCTCAACTTCAGTGACATTAATGTTGCATCTCTTGATAAGGAGTTAGAGGAGCAAGAAAACAGTGTGGGACTGGCAAGTAAGTTCACCCTGTTAAATTACTTTCAGTTGTTTAAGCAGCTAATCACAAATAGTCTCATCTTAATTTGCCTTGAAGTTATTCAATAAAGTATCTACTTTGTCCCCACAGGTCAAAGGGTGCTAGGTGGATCTGCTCCAGTCAACATTCCTGGCTCCCTGGCACGATCATCCTCTTTCAATTCCTCGTCATCTCTCTCCACCTCCCCGCTAAGCTCCCTCTCCCAGTCTCTGTCACAGTCCCTGCTGTCTGGGACGGTATCGCAGCAGAATCAACCTTCAAACATGTTAACCAAGCAAGAGCATGGCCTCCTAGGAACACCCACCTCCTCTTCCCAGAATTCTTTGGGTAAGCTGATAGCATCAGGCGTTTAGCTCCAAGTGAGCTGGAAAGCATTTGACTTCAGATTTTAATCTCAGAGTCTCGTATGTCAAGGAAAAGAGCTTCTAGATTCTTTTAGATTCTTCTGACACCATTACTCTGTTCAGTATCATATTTTAGCACATTTAAGAATTGAGCACTTTCTTCAGCTTtacttaaatatttaatataggTCCTTATGCAGACGTCAAAGTAATACCTCACCTccaaattatatatatattaattattcacCCTGTTTTGTATTGagtttgtaaagaaaactgttATCTCGCATGCCTTTtgatgaatgaagaatccaaaaacaggaaattcttgatgaatttaagtaaaGTAGTCCATGTTAACAATGGCAAAACAAGTCTTGTTCACcggttgtatgctcagtacatcCCGAACAGACAGCCCACTCTGACGGgacactgaactaaaagtgaaacctaacatttgctctcttcaaagccagactccattgacgataacagtaattttacttctcTGAACACTGGAGCTCTGGTCTCCCGCTaccacaaagaaagaaagaggcagTTCTTGATTTACCAAAGCCAAATCACTGCTTAAAATTCCATCTATTTAGGACTGATAAAAAGAGTTTAAATTATCAGACAGCTCTAAATGAAGTGAAACTTTCCATCCCTGACTAACTGCCCACTTTTATGCTTGGTCTTGTGATTTGAACACGCCACTCACCTAGGCTTGAACGGAGGGGCTAGCAGCATTTGGGACTTTGTAAGTGGCAGCTTTTCACCGAGTCCATCTCCAGTTTTCAGCAGCCTAACCTCCGCAACCAGCAGCGCCGATCTGGCCCGCCTTTTTAGAGATCTGGACGAGGCTAAGAGGAAGATCAAACAATGGGAGGAGGCCTGGCATCAGGTCAAACAAGTCAGTGCTACAGATGAACTCTAACTGCAACACATCTTTGCGTATCAGAgtgattttgcttttatagATTATAGATAAGTTTTTAATCACATCACTTTGTTCCAGGCTTGTGAAGCTTGCCAGAAAGACGCCCACGAAGCGAAGGAACAAGCAAAAACGGCCGAGGCAGAGCGTCAGCTGGCAGAACAGAAATGGGAGGAGACAGAGCGCAAGCTGAAAGAGCTCCAAGGGGACTTTGATGTGCTTTGTCGCACCCCTGGAACACCTCTTCTACGTAGCTATGGAGAGCTGGAGCAGCTCCCCTTGTCAAAGCTTCACTCCATCCAGAGTCAGCTACGTAATGACCTAGACCTTATAGACGGGGTAAGAAAGACTAGATCACACACAGAATTTCGTTTGTAGCATCTAGTTTCAAAGCGGTTTGTCTATCAGGCTATCATTTAGATCTACGTTTTGTCATCAAGCATGCTTATTTGAAAAAGTCTGCATGAACTGTATTCTCCTAAGTTGCAGCTGATATTCGTTCTTTTCTTTCCCAACAGGTAATATATCAGCTTCAGTCAAAGAAATGTATAGTTTGCCAAAAGCATGATCGTTGCATTGTTCTGCAGCCTTGCCAACATTATGTACTATGTGAGAACTGTGCACCTAGTAAAACAGAATGTCCCTACTGTAGAACAAAGATACTGAAGTGGTGATGTACAATTACTCGAGGTACTATTTAAAGAATTAGCCCTTTGAAAAACTACTAATAGATattacattttctaaatagCAATGTCTGTTTTCATCCAGTGATTGAATTAATTTAGAACACAATGATGTTTGACTGACAATGCAGATAGTATTATAAATCAGATTGTGCACTGGGGATTCAATCATTACAACTTTTGCTCATTTTATGTGCATATTGCCTCACTCAGACGGAGAACTTCCTGTATGAAAAGCCATGCACTCAGATTACAATATTCATGCAATGCCCTTTGTCAAATCTTCAGTCATGATTCAGACCGTCTAAAAGGACATAAATCTGGTGTCCAGATATATACGCTTTGTTTACACTTTCATTAACACATTTTTGGCGAAACACAAAATGCAGGTGTGCTTCACCCAAACAAAAAATTGGAAAGAGGACCAATAAACTTGGTTAAAAGCTGTTAACGCAAAAACTTTAATGTGTGAGTCTGTACTTGTTCATGGATCGGAAACACTTAACTGCACTTTGGAATTATTGTGAATAAATGTCTGATCTATTAATAAAATGCACTTAATGACCACCCAGAGCAAAATTTAATTTCAAGGCATTTCAGCCCTAACTTTTCAGAAAATACTGTGGATATTTGTCAAGATAATGAAGTTTTATTAAATGTTACATCAcaaaaatttgtatttaaagACATACAAGAATTTATCTTAACTAAAAAGGTCTAgttttaaaattacatataAGAAACTCATGTCCTTTTCATACTGTAAGTCTTAAAATCATTGTTCAGTCATGTTGGTGGTGGGAAAAGTTTGATAAATGAAGTGTCCTTTGTATTAATATCAAGAGGAGGTGACCCACAGCCCACTGACCTTCATATAGGAATTCAAAAATGGACATTTCAAAACAGTCCCACACATTAATACAGAACAATTAATACACCACTTTCAGGTTGGGATCTCAAATGCAAAGAAATCACTGTGTAAATGTTTGAAAGACACTGCCAGGACACGTTGAGTTCATCCACACTTGACAAATTTGGTGACGTTAAACATAAAATGGGCAAAACTCaaagctgttttttctttaattaaaggGGAACACACAGAAATCGAAGAATTCACACAGGAGCTTTTGGAGGCAAATCAAGAAACTAGACATCCAAGAACCTGAATGTGACTAGATACTTAATTAGGaaatcatatttttgttttaacctaATTAGTCTGAgattccaagaaaaaaaaagtgggtgCTCTCTTTATAGAGCACGGAGCTGCCGAAACTGACGTGTGAAACAGGTCGCTGATCAGCTTCGATGTACCAGAAGGCTCCGTGCTCTGAGGAATTAATACATACGTGGATTCAACACTGTGGGGAGCATTTGATGACAAAATCTTTGGCTTAAGTGTAAGACTGAATATTtagattttcaaaatgtttcacaTCCAATGAGGTATTAGTGCTGAACCACACTAAGCAAGGAAACAACATGACACATATTTGTGTTCCTCTTTAAGTAAAGGCACATTTtcattgacattttttcaatgCAACCAGTCAAACATCATTATTTTGACCAACTCTGAAGAAGTTTGATTTCTTATTAAAGCACTTTGTTGACCTGGGACTTTATTAAAGggtatatagattttttttttgcttttaagcTGCTTTGTAGGTattcttttgtgtctttttttagatttataatttgttttttctatATAAGCTAATGTCTGAAGCTTTTGTGTGTACTGTGAAACATAATTTGGATATTTCATGTTTCCTATTGTTAAAATCCTGGCATGGTTCTACATATTGTTAAgatttcatagaaaagtacttaATAGTTTCTACTTTCATAGTTAGATTTATAAAATTTCAATCAAATAAGTGcaaatttaaaaatgcattttaggcATAACCAGCAGCTGTAATATCAGTAAGGCACATGCGACATGTTAAGGCTGTTTCTTCAATcagttagttttgttttgtagagatttctatagcctagcctattAGAGGAGCATGTATTGTATTTGCTAAAAGCCTGAGATGGTGAATTTTTTTGTAGGAATCTAGCCTCTTGACCTTGTCTAGAACATATCGGCCTCTAACTCTGAAGTGCCTTGCCTTAGTTTAAAAAGGTTATGTGTAGAATCGTCAGAGCAAACACAAGTAGTTGAAGCTTGTGCACAGGTTTCTGCATAACGTGTATTGTTTAACTTTGCAGAAGCATCAACATGTGTAAgattatatgtgtatatataagtACGCCAGTGTATTCGGCCCAATCCCATCGAGTATTTCTGCGGACGATAATTGAAAACGGATGAACAAAGTCAGTGCCTGTGTCCTGACGTCAACCATAGAAACGAACTTCCCCTCCCGCCCGCTCATTCCTCGGTCGTGGTGCTCTTTTGGTGCAGCTTCAGTCTTTGATGTTAGGTTATTCAATTCAATGTTTGGGAGTATGCAACCATAGGACTTATGGATTTGTATAGCAACAtataaaaatgctttttaaacagTTAAGTAATgttaatttgtgttattgtaatAAATCTGCAGTGAATGAAGAATTCCATAGTTAACTTGTAAGTTGGATAGGACTTGTGCTTAGGTTCCTCTAATTGAAATGACCTTCTACTGTGTTAAAAAACCTTTTTATCCTTGCGTTAAATTCAATAGAAAATCATATATCTCCAGGTACACTTTTTTGCTACTTATAAATATGGGAAAAATGCATTGTTTACATTCACATAAATGACAATTAAGCAACTCAGAGGAAAAATTATCAAGAAAGCTTACGGTATTTTAGCGTCTTCGTGATTATATTACAGCATAAAAGGCAGGCTAAACACTTCTGGTATTGCATGTTATGCGATATATTAACCagctacaacaaaaaaaacaaaaggacaaaaaaaaaaaagtttgcactGTGTCACACTGCCAGAATATTTGTATTGACTTATTTTTAGTGTAGTAAAGGCTAAATAACTTCTGCAAGCTTCGCTGCTACTGGAAAAAGGTATTAATGTAGTTTGTTGTTATACATTTAGATGTTTGAATGTTGTGCATCCACAGCTCAGATTTCAGAAATAATTTGTCTTCTGCATCTAACTTGACTAAATTTTATTTGATTGACTTATTGATGTGTAAATCCATTTGAGTCAAAGTTTCAGTACTTTTTTTATATCATTAAGAATGATGTCACAGACCTGTACTGCTGTAGGTTGTCCCTTTTGTTGAATCGATGGACggtaaatgtgtttttggatttCTTTTCACACCCATACACTGGGTAGCAGTGTACGGTGCAGCTAATTTCACAGAGTCCTTTGGCTATTTTGTTTGACCTGTGAAGCCGACTAAATTAATGATGTCTAGTGTGGAAAATTTAAAAACCAACCAAAGTGGTGTTCTAGTAACTGTCCAAATATGTATTCTAAAGGGAAAATTTGCCCTTGAACAGAATTCAAATCATTTCCATCAGATCGATCAGCCTGTACTGTAGTTGCGAACAGGGTCTGGCTCAAAGATATTAATGGCAGGTCAGAGCACAGATGCCATCCAAGTGAAACTGAGACAGCATTTTGGGTGGCAGGAATTCTGTTTTCGGATGGATTTTATCTTTAATATTTCATTCAGTagtcacatacagtatatcctcgtagtttgtaaacaacaggACTATGCCAATGGCTTTTGCTTACAACATTAATGGACTTGAGCCCATTTTTTGCAGTTTTACCAAAGACCTgaactgttgttgttttctattGTACTACatttcatcattcattttatttcagtaaGAAActtaaattcattaaaaaaaaaaaaattaatcaccTAGTACCTTAAATAGATAATGTTCATTAACAGTAATTAATGGCATCTTTTTCTATCTAAAGTTAGCTATAGTGAGTTGATACAGAAATGATCAAAAATGCATGGGTCAGATCCTtagaaaatgtgtatttgtataTTTGATTTTGTGTTAAATATACATTGACATTTATGGCAGGTTTGTGCAATACTGGCTCGCACATGCCGACCTTTAGCAAGGATTCAGTGTCAGTTTAATCGTTGTCTACAGTGAAGGAATGTCAAAGGTGAATGACATTTGTGCTTCTGAAGTGGCCatataaacttttgtttgttgatttttttttttttttgcttaataaTCTCAATCACTTTGGAAAATTGATGGTTATGCATTATATGCTGTTATGATCGGCCTACAGTGACTGTAAGGTGCTTTCTTTCTATCTGACTCTTTGTTTTCTATTTCTTAAAGCCGTGGtccaaatttgttttttgtttttgttttttctgtaaaaATGACAGGACAGATGATGATTGTGACAAACATTAATGGCAGATACAGACATAATTAAAACTGAGTTGTTGTTGTTACGGTAATATGTTGTTGGGTCTCTCCAGTGGTCCATTTGCCCTAattcaagttttgtttttaaaagaaatgaaacattCACTTGAGAAGCACAGCTTACATTTCTTTAGATTTGTTGAAGGTGGAGTCAGCGATTCTGGAGGGGGATTGTTTATAGTTGTGGTAGGGATGGGCGTGAGTACTCAAGTACTCGATGTGGACGTCAGTATTTTTTgctttgtaaaataaaatcacaaatattATGAATATAAATTGACCCTGTTCTATATTAAAAGTTTACATTTTTGGATAAGACACAATAATGAGGCTGCTATCTATGAATATCTGCATGTCGGGAAAATTTCAATGTGCACACACGATGtcggcggcacagtggtgcagtggtatGCGTTgtcgcttcacagcaagagggttcctggttcaaatccAGAGTGGGGCAGCCTGTctgtactccggcttcctcccacagtccaaagacaggtTAGGTTTATTGATGACTTTTGAGGGTGCTTTCATACCTGCCctatttggttcggttcaactGAACCCAAGTTCGTTTGGCCCCTAAGTGCtatttgtttgggcaggtgttgGTCTGTGCGAAGTtgtccccatgtcagcgtgggttttctccgagtactccggcttcctcccacagtccaaagacagtTTAGGTTAGgggaattggtgactctaaatttcccataggtgtgaatgtaagtTAATGTAACCTGCGATAGTCCGGCAACCTGTCCATGGtataccctgcctctcgcccaatgtcacctgggataggctccagcccccccggaGAATGAATGAACACCCAATGTCAGGTTACTGGCAGAATGGCGACTAGACATAAGAGTGATGTTTGGAAATATTTTGACgaaataaaatgaatgtgcCATGCAACCTATGTAACATTGAACTTATGTTTCGTAGTTAATCTCTACAGTCTGTGTAGTGCAGTAAGGTAGGCTAACGCTAACCCCTGCTCGCAATTTCCTTTGGGTGTTCATTTCGGACCCTAATCTGAAGTTCGATAAGTTAATGCGAGCACTTGaatgcagaaatatttaaaataccCACATCTAATTCGCTGTAGAGTTAAGCACATTAGCATGTGCCAATTTTACCGTCCCTTTCGCTCCCACTGCCTCTCTTTAAACACCCATGGCCTTTTCCTGTCCTGTCCACGAGCACGAATGCCCATGTTGCTGATTGGCTGTAATAGTGTTGTGTGGCTCAGTATGAGACGCTTTGTTCGTTTCGCATTTACAGAGCCAGGGCTATGTATGAATACAGGATGTTTTTTTCAAAGCGCACACAGAACGGACTAGTGAAGCGTGAGGAAAAGTGTATTGGATTAGAATCGCAGACTTCACCTTTACATTTATCTCTAACGGACCAATTACACCTTCAAGTACAACTGTGccttttaataattaaataatgtcgatTGGTATCAAGAGAATACGTCTCTAAGACTGTGTGTCTCAGTCGGATGACAAAATATAACTAATTAATTAGAATCAAAATTCCAGTGCCTTACAATATTGTTGTGGACCACAATGTGATAAATGATCCTCTGCATTCAGGCCACTTGAGCAGAAAGGACAAAAGGCGAATGACGTTTGGTCCACCAGTTTCACCGAAGGAGGCAAAGGTTATAATTGACTGATAATAGTCGATCTCAGTCTGTATTTGCcataccattaaaaaaaaaaacagcaatatttAACCATTGAATACACAATTTTGATCTCAATTAGTCATTTGGCACCAAAAACTCAATTGTTTGTAAGGAAAAGCACCAAATAGGAAGAATCttgtaaatgaactgtaatagATGTATCATTATGCTCTGCATTGGAATAGTTTAATCTATTTTGCATTATTGTTAGTTgttgtgttgtctttttgtttttaatattatgAAAATGGAGCCTGAAGATTTATGCAATCTTGTACATGTATATGAGTATGATGTATGGAGCTGTTCAAATTAAGTAAAATACTAGTACAACAAGTGTTGTCGAAAGTAAATAATCTGAATGTGGAACCAGTCGTTCCATATACTGTAGAAAATTTCAgtagaaatgttattttaacatTGAAGCCCTGAAATATTGAATGTATTGTTCTAAATTAGATATTCAATGAATAGGTCACTGGATATTATGGAGCGCAGTTAATTCATTATGATGTAGCATCTAGTTGTGAACTGCTATTCAATAAAATTTATTAGAACTAAAACAAATGCAAGTTTTCAAGTTTCTATTTGTCAGCATAATGAGGAAATATAAGgaaagaaatgtatttttctcaGGGTAATACGGCGATTTCATAGAGATTGTGTTAAATCTGAGGAAACTGCATTTCATGGATTTACTTAATGTCCGTGGGTTTAGACATTATTTATAGATTAAACAATATGTCCCTTATTTTGTGATGAGCTGTATGGATATGTAGGAAGTTCTCTACTGATAATCGTAGAAATTATTCTGTTGgtatattgatatttttttgtgttgtgaaCACAAAAATAGGTGCAAGTCTTAGAAAACtagatttttcttttctacaTTGAGGATTGTGTACAGCATATTTTCTGTAGTGTATTACTAGTTTGTTAACACTTGTTAAATTGTTACACTACAGTTATGCAATGGTTTACAGAGTtcacaaaattatttttatcatcttgagaattaaaataatttttcatCTGAAATGTGTGAATACTTTTTGTCTCGAATGCAACTGACAATAAAATTTAGAAAATACTATGTGCCTGTAAGTCGAGTGGACGCCAAAGGAGGGGTAAGGTGgtttttatggaaaaaaaaagatatatatataaaatagtATTTAGAGCAAGTCTTTACTGAACTATTGGGAATTATAAATGACATCTTTTTGAACAGTTGTAGGAAAATGCCAGCTGATGTGTCATAACCTTTGGTATGTGACAGCTCTCAGGAGACAAGGCATTAAATAGGTAGCATAAGTTTTTGGCCTTGAGGAATAGagcacaacacaaaacaatttGTCATGACAATACAATAAATGTTAAAGGGACTGTTAAccccaaaaattaaaacaatacatttttcctcttacctgtagtggtattatcagtctagattgttttggcatgagttgccaagtgttggagataatggccgtagagatgtctgtcgtatattgaatataatggaactagatgtcactcggcttgtggtgctcaaagcggcaaaaattacatttaaaaaattcaacAACAATggctctttccagaaatcatgacccagttactcaagataatctgcAGACcgtgttgtgagcagtttcatgtaggaactattttctttcttctgagCTACAcacaccaactgtatcactacacagaaggaagcgtgcatttACTCATAccagaggcttgtgcttgtgactaTGCAGAGCCTACTCACATTGTGAGCATCTATACTTGTGCGTTGGTGTGTCTGtcactgcagttacacctccaaacaaTGGTTGGTAGtgtggtttctgtgaagtgctttaaagtttagttgacccaaaacacacattaaacatggcttaatagcgacaaacacaagtacacaaatcagcttcactataactcgcagcattcacagacaaagcacttgtcttttgctggacacattttccccacaattacaacatgctaatgtttttagcacaagcctatggcattttacattgtataaattagcctagtggctagcagacttttcctctactcatatgaagccagagacAACCGCAATGTTTAACAAAGTTAACGTTACAATATTCGACTCTATTaaaactcacaaggttcactgacaaaacaactgtcttacactaaacatgttttccaaacaaacataacatgctaatgttattagcgccagcctatggcatttcgca from Epinephelus lanceolatus isolate andai-2023 chromosome 18, ASM4190304v1, whole genome shotgun sequence harbors:
- the unkl gene encoding putative E3 ubiquitin-protein ligase UNKL isoform X1 — translated: MPSVSKTAANASPQTEKPTHYTYLKEFRTEQCPLFLQHKCTQHRPFTCFHWHFLNQRRRRPIRRRDGTFNYSPDVYCTKYDETTGICPDGDDCPYLHRTTGDTERKYHLRYYKTGTCIHETDARGHCVKNGLHCAFAHGPHDLRPPVYDIREIQAQEALQNGQLGSGEGIPDLQPGVLASQAMIEKTLTEDPRWQDTNFVLANYKTDQCTKPPRLCRQGYACPHYHNSRDRRRNPRKFKYRSTPCPNVKHGDEWGEPSKCDSGDSCQYCHSRTEQQFHPEIYKSTKCNDMRQTGYCPRGPFCAFAHVERIPSTEETMSSLLTVIQSSSQSQLGSQQYSECPVSEWNSGGNSTTSATSSNGQVGSVSCSNSSTVTPSSGSDSLLSPVGSISRPKSLTNSSLCSESTTSSVSSLTSNYPKAPGYEREDQIKNKGQGDQKLMDQDKQTQNTVFSVVNPLASSFTSSITSSLASSIGSDSSSPTTLSTMNAKATPFYPGSNTVESVIGSALDLNFSDINVASLDKELEEQENSVGLASQRVLGGSAPVNIPGSLARSSSFNSSSSLSTSPLSSLSQSLSQSLLSGTVSQQNQPSNMLTKQEHGLLGTPTSSSQNSLGLNGGASSIWDFVSGSFSPSPSPVFSSLTSATSSADLARLFRDLDEAKRKIKQWEEAWHQVKQACEACQKDAHEAKEQAKTAEAERQLAEQKWEETERKLKELQGDFDVLCRTPGTPLLRSYGELEQLPLSKLHSIQSQLRNDLDLIDGVIYQLQSKKCIVCQKHDRCIVLQPCQHYVLCENCAPSKTECPYCRTKILKW
- the unkl gene encoding putative E3 ubiquitin-protein ligase UNKL isoform X2 encodes the protein MPSVSKTAANASPQTEKPTHYTYLKEFRTEQCPLFLQHKCTQHRPFTCFHWHFLNQRRRRPIRRRDGTFNYSPDVYCTKYDETTGICPDGDDCPYLHRTTGDTERKYHLRYYKTGTCIHETDARGHCVKNGLHCAFAHGPHDLRPPVYDIREIQAQEALQNGQLGSGEGIPDLQPGVLASQAMIEKTLTEDPRWQDTNFVLANYKTDQCTKPPRLCRQGYACPHYHNSRDRRRNPRKFKYRSTPCPNVKHGDEWGEPSKCDSGDSCQYCHSRTEQQFHPEIYKSTKCNDMRQTGYCPRGPFCAFAHVERIPSTEETMSSLLTVIQSSSQSQLGSQQYSECPVSEWNSGGNSTTSATSSNGQVGSIKNKGQGDQKLMDQDKQTQNTVFSVVNPLASSFTSSITSSLASSIGSDSSSPTTLSTMNAKATPFYPGSNTVESVIGSALDLNFSDINVASLDKELEEQENSVGLASQRVLGGSAPVNIPGSLARSSSFNSSSSLSTSPLSSLSQSLSQSLLSGTVSQQNQPSNMLTKQEHGLLGTPTSSSQNSLGLNGGASSIWDFVSGSFSPSPSPVFSSLTSATSSADLARLFRDLDEAKRKIKQWEEAWHQVKQACEACQKDAHEAKEQAKTAEAERQLAEQKWEETERKLKELQGDFDVLCRTPGTPLLRSYGELEQLPLSKLHSIQSQLRNDLDLIDGVIYQLQSKKCIVCQKHDRCIVLQPCQHYVLCENCAPSKTECPYCRTKILKW